In Carassius carassius chromosome 19, fCarCar2.1, whole genome shotgun sequence, a single genomic region encodes these proteins:
- the cfap65 gene encoding cilia- and flagella-associated protein 65, translating to MLTDHPVNPLSSGIPFGVIHNPHRKRVLRLRSGSPLKRTLNCYFGVETWAELVWEGWEPGRQYTKSLFLRSIHGKLQKLTFRPPASKFFSTPFPQTILLSPGTSYSLPVTFQPLENCEYTDTIEFRGKEGTFHVCLRAVIPHHALEVPDTVMLLPCAAQHSSQTSFLFRNSSKLQTGFRWFVDPPFQLSPETGRLKPGEECRVTVEFKPQQALVYQAEACCAFGDDGESSCTVLLRGLSKYPHLQISSMGQEEGCKVLEFGIVAVGDSLERHFEIYNLSTVSTTFSLSWLRRPALTESVFFCEIHEGKIAPNSVLKVPVCFSPLTVDSISVDYLSLTCPGAVSKDLLKVSGTCIGPTVSLNTSVLDFGCVVEGTEVTHNVQIINSSAVLAHYQFDVDTGSHSVFSIDKPCGSLPGSSKLTLRVKFRPHQPIAYHKTVTCLLLHREPLFLDLIGTCHSEQLKPAVLTPRHLSIYRMNLVRGLTCYPPDILSSLLDEHKLKLDDSGALLFQEIPAEDTDKSTLLFNPRSPLEEYFHVNSAPEVETELDNSSIPCRFPTPHVTVQPMELLFYDGPASKSVSITNHTKGKICLIWTHGAETPFSISPLSCEVGPLKSTAFRVTYSPNQQNVFHAAQLECLTFYKVLRDHRNVEDRTLCPPWCLTVRVSGHSFQAGKEHFIPNFSLQHPKVVFPALRQVAYRSILLQNTGDLPLIFRLDPEECPSVCVLPPSGLVPSGSHQILTFRCTPSPDHPASIPLTLHLNASPKHTQVLNVVAVAEKLSMSVEGDGSLYFQPTAMGSCSERTLRVRNLSRVPVEFKWRLCGSDRRVLTVLPDTDTLQPNESKVQKWSFAPVEEMMYIMKPSLTFWPVQTPQCKKSRLTIKALGLASKGSLQAEYPVIDLGEVLVGSCKSFDVPLLNNSPCAVSYSLTTKQSITVTALPEDMTQAPLVLEMENVSGIIPADCRLAIRCTVKPACRAHYCWTISYHILNASGSGGGEPQSVCHVQAEGVYPTLEVMDARSCGSVEGLSKLQLWRLFNLDALNTYLRREPSPSELTFRVPTRHSFQRCPSIFTSAILDFSFSAAPLGSDPSSILLLFKNPGSIPVEWSFLLPEDQQIELEYWAESGDFSPSELHLMKIQDNRLFSVSPRSGKLLPGQQKTVQFTYRHDFVGTDRLPVLLKLLHGREILINFIGVTVERDRHYIYLASNRHIFSPVAIGGFSPPKQVFELYNAGALPLRYHIDTTPLEELMEENFSHPVLQCLNPGGEVEPGHTALVEWIFSPLEAKTYSVDVPIHVVEGDSMFVTFEGQGFDEREAEPIQIQDGRITVPCTQRIPVPGQVVFLSEERVCFGDIPVGSRSTRILFLTNVSHTDQVLYKWNRTSTECQQTVNIRPESGRLAPEESILCILTIQDSGSPTFYQQDLICEITLVKKLAQYHKDLRQWEEETERQKYEFTITEKDLIQTNQLHKCSQEGAVLEQKTVTRKYKTLPPIRSSDQAVNGRSVRPSRAEQRAQQQTGHERRRRPEPPRPAILHLGVTARSHSLMEYQTHFPTQFNIHYINRSRQPKLFQSGTGESCHCPADLPPLPLGPERNVITHMLTSLLQSLLDEPQFQQSLIEGDNEQVPYFTQLRPAPALPTQIQPRSATGNQSPVEMSSVSSVSPAETYTGNCSTADRPKSESFQESLKEVQEEIKMKVQESIRRLPEFSDLVEDILLNTLQNLMMEAFLGELVLTTRPRIITLPPSSSRKNCLGSNRQSRAELKNNREQMRPLVTSPTPFMSTQAIVSNLEPEQQRAILH from the exons AGGGTCTTGCGCCTCAGGTCGGGGAGTCCTCTGAAGAGAACTCTGAACTGTTATTTTGGGGTGGAGACCTGGGCTGAGCTGGTCTGGGAGGGCTGGGAGCCAGGACGACAGTATACTAAATCACTGTTCCTTAGAAGCATTCATGGAAAACTCCAAAAACTCACCTTCAG ACCTCCTGCTTCCAAGTTCTTCAGCACACCATTTCCTCAGACCATTCTTCTAAGCCCAGGAACTTCTTACTCACTCCCAGTTACTTTTCAGCCTCTTGAGAAT TGTGAGTACACAGACACTATAGAGTTCCGGGGTAAGGAAGGCACATTCCATGTATGTCTGCGAGCTGTGATTCCTCATCATGCCCTGGAGGTACCAGACACAGTGATGCTGCTACCCTGTGCTGCCCAGCACAGCTCCCAAACCAGCTTCCTCTTTCGGAATTCAAG CAAGCTGCAGACAGGATTCAGGTGGTTTGTGGATCCTCCGTTCCAGCTGTCCCCTGAGACTGGACGGTTAAAGCCTGGAGAAGAATGCAGGGTTACAGTAGAGTTTAAACCCCAGCAGGCTCTAGTGTATCAGGCTGAGGCCTGCTGTGCTTTTGGAGATGATGGGGAAAGCAGCTGTACTGTGCTTCTGCGTGGGCTGT CCAAGTACCCTCACCTCCAGATCAGCTCCATGGGACAGGAAGAAGGCTGCAAGGTGCTTGAGTTTGGCATTGTGGCAGTAGGAGACTCTCTTGAAAGGCACTTTGAGATCTACAACCTCTCCACT GTTAGCACAACATTCAGTCTGTCCTGGTTGAGACGTCCCGCTCTCACGGAGTCTGTGTTCTTCTGTGAGATTCATGAGGGGAAGATCGCTCCAAATTCAGTGTTGAAAGTCCCTGTCTGCTTCTCCCCACTCACAGTGGACAGCATAAGTGTGGACTACCTCTCTCTTACCTGTCCTGGGGCTGTGAGCAAAGACCTGCTCAAAGTGTCTGGCACCTGTATAG GTCCAACAGTGTCTCTCAATACCTCTGTACTGGATTTTGGCTGTGTAGTGGAGGGCACAGAGGTCACACACAATGTGCAGATCATCAACTCCTCTGCAGTATTGGCTCATTACCAGTTTGATGTGGACACTGGCAGCCATAGTGTGTTCAGCATTGATAAGCCTTGTGGCTCTCTGCCAGGCAGCAGCAAACTCACTCTGCGTGTGAAATTCCGCCCACATCAGCCTATAGCTTATCACAAGACAGTGACCTGTTTACTGCTGCACAGG GAGCCACTGTTTCTGGATCTGATTGGCACCTGTCACTCAGAGCAGTTGAAGCCAGCCGTTTTAACCCCCAGACACTTGAGTATCTACAGAATGAATCTGGTACGAGGGCTCACCTGCTATCCTCCTGACATACTGAGTTCCTTACTGGATGAACACAAATTAAAACTGGATGATAGCGGAGCATTGCTATTCCAGGAG ATTCCAGCAGAGGACACTGACAAATCCACACTTCTCTTCAACCCACGCAGTCCTCTGGAGGAGTATTTCCACGTTAATTCAGCACCTGAAGTGGAAACAGAACTTGACAACAGCTCAATACCCTGCAGATTCCCAACCCCCCATGTTACAGTGCAGCCCATGGAGCTCCTTTTTTATGATGGCCCAGCATCTAAGTCAGTCTCCATCACCAACCACACCAAAGGCAAGATCTGTCTGATTTGGACTCATGGAGCCGAAACCCCTTTCTCCATCTCTCCTCTCTCCTGTGAGGTGGGCCCTCTTAAAAGCACAGCCTTCAGAGTGACATACAGTCCCAACCAGCAGAACGTCTTCCATGCAGCACAACTTGAGTGTCTGACTTTTTATAAG GTTCTGAGGGATCATAGAAATGTGGAAGATCGGACTTTGTGCCCACCCTGGTGCCTTACAGTTAGGGTGAGCGGTCACTCGTTTCAGGCTGGAAAAGAGCACTTCATTCCCAACTTTTCTCTTCAACACCCTAAAGTA GTATTCCCAGCACTGAGACAGGTTGCATACCGCAGTATTCTGCTGCAGAATACAGGGGACCTGCCCTTGATCTTCAGACTAGACCCAGAGGAATGTCCATCTGTATGCGTGCTGCCACCCAGTGGTCTGGTGCCATCAGGCAGCCATCAGATCCTCACATTCAGATGCACTCCATCACCAGATCACCCTGCCAGTATCCCTTTGACATTACATCTGAATGCCAgccccaaacacacacag GTATTGAATGTGGTTGCTGTAGCAGAGAAGCTTTCCATGAGTGTAGAGGGGGATGGCAGTCTGTACTTTCAGCCCACAGCCATGGGCTCCTGCTCCGAGAGAACCCTGCGGGTGAGGAACCTGAGCAGAGTGCCTGTGGAGTTCAAGTGGAGGCTGTGTGGATCTGACCGAAGGGTTCTGACTGTACTGCCGGACACAGACACACTCCAGCCCAATGAATCGAAG GTACAGAAGTGGTCCTTTGCCCCTGTAGAGGAGATGATGTACATCATGAAGCCCAGTCTCACTTTCTGGCCTGTCCAAACGCCACAATGCAAGAAGTCCAGGCTTACCATTAAAGCTCTTGGATTGGCATCCAAAGGGTCTCTCCAG gcaGAGTATCCTGTTATAGATCTTGGTGAGGTTCTGGTGGGAAGCTGTAAGTCATTTGATGTCCCTCTACTGAACAACAGCCCCTGTGCTGTCAGCTACTCTCTGACCACAAAGCAGAGCATCACAGTTACAGCCCTCCCTGAAGATATGACTCAAGCTCCTTTGG TTCTGGAGATGGAGAATGTAAGTGGAATCATACCTGCTGACTGCAGGCTAGCGATACGCTGCACAGTGAAACCGGCATGCAGGGCCCATTACTGCTGGACCATCAGTTACCACATCCTCAATGCTTCTG GCTCTGGGGGAGGAGAGCCGCAATCCGTTTGCCATGTCCAGGCCGAGGGAGTGTACCCTACCCTGGAAGTGATGGATGCCCGTAGCTGTGGCAGTGTGGAGGGACTTAGTAAACTACAGCTCTGGCGCCTCTTTAATCTGGATGCACTCAACACTTATCTACGCAGAGAACCCAGCCCATCTGAGCTCACCTTCAGGGTGCCCACTAGACACAG TTTTCAACGTTGCCCTTCAATCTTCACCTCAGCCATTTTGGATTTTAGCTTCAGTGCTGCTCCCCTAGGCTCAGACCCCTCCagtattttgcttttgtttaagaACCCAGGAAGTATTCCTGTAGAGTG GTCATTCTTGCTTCCAGAGGACCAGCAGATTGAGCTGGAGTATTGGGCTGAGTCTGGAGATTTCAGTCCATCTGAGCTCCACCTGATGAAGATTCAGGACAACAGGCTATTCTCCGTCTCCCCACGCTCTGGTAAACTCCTCCCCGGCCAACAGAAGACAGTACAATTCACATACAG ACATGACTTTGTGGGGACAGATCGTCTTCCTGTCTTGTTGAAACTTTTACATGGAAGAGAAATACTG atTAATTTTATAGGAGTAACTGTGGAAAGAGACAGACACTACATTTACCTCGCCTCCAACAGGCACATCTTTTCCCCGGTGGCAATTGGAGGGTTCAGTCCCCCCAAACAG GTGTTTGAGTTGTATAATGCAGGCGCTCTTCCGCTGAGATACCACATCGACACCACTCCACTGGAGGAGCTGATGGAGGAGAACTTTAGTCACCCAGTCTTACAGTGTCTGAACCCTGGAGGAGAAGTGGAACCAGGCCACACCGCCCTGGTGGAGTGGATCTTCTCGCCACTGGAGGCTAAAACATACAGT GTGGATGTACCTATACACGTGGTGGAGGGGGACAGCATGTTTGTAACCTTTGAGGGCCAAGGCTTTGATGAAAGAGAGGCAGAACCCATTCAGATACAAGATGGGCGTATTACTGTGCCTTGCACTCAAAGAATCCCAGTACCTGGACAA GTGGTGTTCCTGTCAGAAGAGAGAGTGTGTTTTGGTGATATCCCAGTGGGCTCTCGTAGTACACGCATCCTTTTTTTGACCAATGTCTCACACACAGACCAAGTGTTGTATAAATGGAATAGAACAAGCACAGAATGCCAACAG ACTGTAAATATCCGTCCTGAGAGTGGCCGTCTGGCACCAGAGGAGAGTATTCTCTGCATCCTGACAATACAGGACTCAGGCAGCCCCACTTTCTATCAGCAAGACCTCATCTGTGAG ATAACTCTTGTAAAGAAGCTTGCACAGTATCACAAAGACCTTCGACAGTGGGAggaagagacagaaagacagaaatatGAGTTTACTATCACTGAGAAAGACCTGATACAGACAAACCAACTGCATAAATGCTCTCAG GAAGGTGCAGTACTTGAACAGAAAACTGTCACAAGaaaatacaag ACTCTTCCACCCATTCGTAGCAGTGATCAAGCTGTGAACGGTCGCTCAGTGAGACCCAGTCGTGCTGAACAGCGGGCTCAGCAGCAGACAGGCCATGAAAGGAGAAGACGTCCTGAGCCTCCTCGTCCTGCAATACTGCATTTAGGTGTAACTGCGCGCTCTCACAGCCTCATGGAGTATCAGACACATTTCCCCACTCAATTCAACATTCATTACATCAACAG GTCTAGGCAACCCAAGCTTTTTCAATCTGGGACAGGGGAGAGCTGCCATTGTCCTGCAGACCTGCCCCCACTTCCTCTGGGTCCAGAGAGAAATGTCATCACACACATGCTCACCTCTTTACTACA GAGTCTCCTAGATGAGCCTCAGTTCCAGCAGTCTCTGATAGAGGGCGACAATGAGCAGGTGCCATACTTTACACAGCTGCGGCCTGCTCCTGCGCTCCCCACACAAATACAACCCCGCTCTGCTACAGGCAACCAGAGTCCTGTAGAAATGTCCAGTGTGTCCAGTGTCAGTCCAGCAGAGACTTACACAGGAAACTGTAGCACTGCAGACAGACCCAAGAGTGAGAGTTTCCAGGAGTCTCTGAAAGAAGTCCAGGAGGAGATAAAAATGAAGGTCCAGGAGTCCATTCGCAG GTTGCCTGAGTTTAGTGACCTAGTGGAGGACATTTTGCTTAATACCTTGCAGAACCTAATGATGGAGGCTTTCTTGGGTGAGCTGGTGCTGACAACAAGGCCACGAATCATCACTCTTCCACCTTCATCTTCCAG GAAAAACTGCCTTGGCTCCAACAGACAGTCCAGGGCCGAACTGAAGAACAACAGGGAGCAGATGCGCCCCCTAGTGACCAGCCCAACCCCCTTCATGTCTACTCAAGCCATTGTCTCAAACCTGGAGCCTGAGCAGCAACGAGCCATTCTGCATTAG